A part of Larkinella insperata genomic DNA contains:
- a CDS encoding SusD/RagB family nutrient-binding outer membrane lipoprotein, translating to MKTKTNYLFGLLTSLCLLTGCDDKFDEINTNKVDPTTLAPSFVMNKAIIDATYLDGFGTLQMLCYEFGIVQQIITPYGSSLAGANYNQNNVSNTPLVWQNFYRNVLKQIVDVVDKTKDDPNRTNLYNMARIWKAYSFMILTDTYGDIPYTEAAKGYISEITSPKYDSQQAIYADLLKELDEASAGLDATKTVESTDILYGGNIAKWKRFGYSLMLRAGMRLTKVDPATARTYVTKAVTGGVMQSNDDNAVMRHTALYNNWIANHLQAREKTNFYLAAPFVNYLKANNDPRLRSIAVRYVGAKGGPEQVAARASTDPSVQVGMPMGYDNVTVSTPAVLAQYGVASLWDFSQVNLNTVLKLDAPEFHVTHAQTQLLLAEAAQRGWTTGTVADYFTKGVRANLEQMAAYDPSAAIPEAAIQAYLTAHPLDPAKALEQINTQYWVASFLNGPELFANFRRSGFPALTKNPYPASEITEDFIRRMPYPDSETVVNQQNVNEAITRQGGNTLSTRVWWDKK from the coding sequence ATGAAAACGAAAACCAACTACCTGTTCGGCCTGCTGACCTCGCTTTGTCTGCTCACCGGCTGCGATGATAAGTTTGACGAAATCAACACCAACAAAGTCGATCCGACCACGCTGGCCCCGTCGTTTGTGATGAACAAAGCCATCATTGACGCAACCTACCTCGACGGGTTTGGCACGCTGCAAATGCTGTGTTACGAATTCGGCATTGTCCAGCAGATCATTACGCCCTACGGCAGTTCGCTGGCCGGGGCCAATTACAACCAGAACAACGTGAGCAACACCCCGCTCGTCTGGCAGAATTTCTACCGGAACGTCCTGAAACAAATCGTTGATGTGGTGGACAAAACCAAAGACGACCCCAACCGCACCAACCTGTACAACATGGCCCGGATCTGGAAAGCCTATTCGTTCATGATTCTGACCGATACCTACGGCGATATTCCTTATACCGAAGCGGCCAAAGGGTACATCAGCGAAATCACCTCGCCCAAGTACGATTCCCAGCAGGCCATCTACGCGGATCTTCTGAAGGAGCTGGACGAAGCGTCGGCGGGGCTGGATGCCACAAAAACCGTTGAATCGACCGACATTCTGTACGGCGGCAACATCGCCAAGTGGAAACGGTTTGGCTACTCGCTGATGCTGCGGGCGGGAATGCGATTGACCAAGGTGGACCCCGCAACCGCCAGAACCTACGTGACCAAAGCCGTGACCGGGGGCGTCATGCAATCCAACGACGACAACGCCGTCATGCGCCACACGGCGTTGTACAACAACTGGATCGCCAACCACTTACAGGCTCGTGAGAAAACAAACTTTTACCTGGCTGCTCCGTTTGTCAACTACCTGAAAGCCAACAATGACCCGCGTCTGCGCTCAATTGCGGTGCGGTACGTGGGCGCAAAAGGCGGTCCGGAGCAGGTAGCTGCCCGGGCTTCCACCGATCCGAGTGTGCAGGTTGGGATGCCGATGGGCTACGATAACGTGACGGTTTCCACCCCGGCGGTGCTGGCGCAGTACGGTGTTGCCAGCCTCTGGGATTTTTCGCAGGTCAACCTGAACACGGTTTTGAAGCTCGACGCGCCGGAGTTTCACGTCACCCACGCCCAGACGCAGTTGCTGCTGGCCGAAGCGGCTCAGCGGGGCTGGACTACGGGCACTGTCGCCGATTATTTCACCAAAGGCGTGCGGGCCAACCTGGAACAAATGGCGGCTTACGACCCTTCGGCCGCCATTCCTGAAGCGGCTATTCAGGCGTACCTGACGGCCCACCCCCTCGACCCGGCGAAAGCACTGGAGCAGATCAACACGCAATACTGGGTGGCTTCCTTCCTGAACGGTCCCGAGCTGTTTGCCAACTTCCGCCGGAGCGGCTTTCCGGCCCTGACGAAAAACCCGTATCCGGCGTCGGAAATCACGGAGGATTTTATCCGGCGAATGCCGTACCCGGACAGCGAAACGGTTGTCAATCAGCAAAATGTCAACGAAGCCATCACGCGCCAGGGGGGCAACACCTTAAGCACCCGCGTTTGGTGGGATAAGAAGTAA
- the dgoD gene encoding galactonate dehydratase, whose translation MKSSVSRRTAIQSVLGVVGTAMTALPESSYAQNPGPFRDYSKVKITKLETFLVKPRWIFLKIHTDVGVVGLGEPLLEGRALTIQTAIKEVEPYLIGKDPRAIVHHWQAIYRHAFYRGGPILTSALSGIDHALWDIKGKLLNVPVYELLGGPTRDRVRIYGRAANAEDMKKRKAEGYTVIKTGVAKKNPANIVENPKFIQYAIDNFASLREAGGPDMDIAIDFHGAIPPQTSKLLIKELEPYKPMFVEEPVQAQNVDVLADIARGTHLPIATGERIFTKWGFREILEKRAASIIQPDLCHAGGITEGRIIAGMAEAYYVPIAPHNPMGPISLAVGLHLAASVPNFLVQEQVSLGEGYLKKPFKLEKDGTVLIPTGPGLGIELDDAQMKDKIGHDWKNPETYNALDGSVVDW comes from the coding sequence ATGAAATCAAGTGTTTCCCGGCGCACGGCCATCCAATCGGTTCTGGGCGTGGTCGGCACCGCCATGACGGCTTTACCCGAATCGTCGTACGCCCAAAACCCCGGGCCGTTTCGGGATTACAGCAAAGTGAAAATTACCAAACTGGAAACCTTCCTGGTTAAACCCCGCTGGATTTTCCTGAAAATTCACACCGACGTGGGCGTGGTGGGCCTGGGCGAACCGCTGCTCGAAGGGCGGGCGCTCACCATCCAGACCGCCATCAAGGAAGTCGAGCCGTATCTGATCGGGAAAGATCCGCGGGCCATCGTTCACCACTGGCAGGCCATCTACCGGCACGCGTTTTACCGGGGCGGCCCTATTCTGACGAGTGCCCTGAGCGGCATCGACCACGCCCTCTGGGACATCAAAGGCAAACTGCTCAACGTGCCGGTATACGAACTGTTGGGTGGACCCACCCGCGACCGCGTCCGGATCTACGGCCGGGCGGCCAACGCCGAAGACATGAAGAAGCGCAAGGCCGAGGGCTATACCGTGATCAAAACCGGTGTTGCCAAGAAGAATCCGGCCAATATTGTCGAAAATCCGAAATTCATTCAGTACGCCATCGATAACTTTGCTTCGCTACGGGAAGCGGGCGGCCCGGATATGGACATAGCCATCGACTTTCACGGTGCCATTCCCCCGCAGACGTCCAAGTTGTTAATCAAAGAGCTGGAACCGTATAAACCAATGTTTGTGGAGGAACCCGTGCAGGCTCAGAACGTGGATGTGCTGGCCGATATTGCCCGCGGAACCCACCTGCCGATTGCAACCGGGGAGCGGATTTTTACCAAGTGGGGATTCCGCGAAATTCTGGAAAAACGGGCCGCCAGCATCATTCAGCCGGACCTTTGCCACGCGGGCGGCATCACGGAGGGGCGCATCATTGCGGGCATGGCCGAAGCCTATTACGTACCGATTGCCCCGCATAACCCGATGGGGCCAATTTCGCTGGCTGTGGGGCTCCACCTGGCCGCCAGTGTGCCCAACTTTCTGGTGCAGGAGCAGGTGTCGCTGGGGGAAGGGTACCTCAAAAAACCGTTCAAGCTGGAAAAGGATGGAACGGTGTTGATTCCGACGGGACCGGGGCTGGGCATCGAACTGGACGACGCGCAGATGAAGGATAAAATTGGCCACGACTGGAAAAATCCGGAGACCTATAACGCCCTGGATGGCTCGGTAGTCGACTGGTGA
- a CDS encoding 2-dehydro-3-deoxygalactonokinase, translating into MINYLLCCDWGTSSFRLRLIDGATYELLEEVTGQQGIATVFDAWKNTGEKNGVSKEQFFREHLKRQIEGLAGKAAQSLDQIPVTVSGMASSSIGMEEIPYATLPFAMDGSRASVRHFEADETFPHELLLISGVQSQEDVMRGEETQLIGLAALLDQEGQRPSDAIFIFPGTHSKHMYVRGGQLLNFETYMTGEVFKLMATHSILKDSVDLRSLSDFSAGNLAAFRAGVQEADSALLNRLFTVRTNQLFKKINKQQNAFYLSGLLIGAELKPLRAKENWQLVLCSGTNLFPFYQQAITDLKLVDRTTFIPAEVIDQAAVVGQVILFQNQHSNVSVYRNESD; encoded by the coding sequence ATGATCAATTATTTACTATGCTGCGATTGGGGTACATCCTCGTTTCGATTGCGACTGATCGACGGTGCAACGTATGAACTGCTGGAGGAAGTGACTGGCCAGCAGGGAATTGCCACGGTTTTTGACGCCTGGAAAAATACCGGCGAAAAGAACGGTGTCTCGAAGGAGCAATTTTTTCGGGAACACCTGAAGCGGCAAATCGAGGGGCTAGCCGGTAAAGCCGCCCAGTCTCTGGACCAGATTCCGGTGACGGTTTCGGGCATGGCTTCGTCCTCCATCGGGATGGAAGAAATACCGTATGCAACCCTGCCGTTTGCAATGGATGGCAGCCGGGCCAGCGTCCGGCACTTTGAAGCCGACGAAACGTTTCCGCACGAACTGCTGCTGATTTCGGGCGTACAAAGTCAGGAAGACGTGATGCGCGGGGAAGAAACGCAGCTAATTGGGTTGGCGGCCCTGCTCGATCAGGAAGGCCAGCGCCCCAGTGATGCTATTTTTATTTTCCCCGGCACCCATTCCAAGCACATGTACGTACGGGGAGGGCAACTCCTTAATTTTGAAACCTACATGACCGGCGAGGTATTCAAACTGATGGCGACCCACAGCATCCTGAAAGATTCCGTGGATTTACGCAGTCTGAGCGATTTTTCGGCGGGCAATCTGGCCGCTTTCCGGGCGGGCGTACAGGAGGCCGATTCCGCGCTGCTAAACCGCCTGTTTACGGTTCGGACCAATCAGTTATTCAAAAAAATAAACAAGCAGCAGAACGCTTTTTACCTGAGCGGTTTGCTGATTGGTGCCGAGTTAAAACCGTTGCGGGCGAAAGAAAACTGGCAATTGGTTTTGTGCAGCGGCACGAATTTATTTCCGTTTTATCAACAGGCTATTACTGATTTAAAGCTGGTGGATCGCACAACGTTTATTCCGGCGGAAGTCATCGATCAGGCTGCGGTAGTGGGCCAGGTTATCCTTTTTCAGAATCAACATTCAAACGTATCGGTCTATCGAAATGAGTCAGACTAA
- a CDS encoding bifunctional 4-hydroxy-2-oxoglutarate aldolase/2-dehydro-3-deoxy-phosphogluconate aldolase, with protein MSQTKFSWALFTKTPIIGIVRNLAVQEVVNVLPVYRDAGLSTLEITMNTPGAEELIRHAREQEPNGLNIGAGTVCTKRDLERALLAGAQFIVTPILDETVIKTCVEAQIPIFPGAFTPSEIYKAWSWGAPMIKVFPAASLGPSYLKEVKAPLNQIKLVPTGGVGLANMADFLKAGADGLGIGGQLFDKDLIKNQRWGDLKNHFRSFVDGLNLNP; from the coding sequence ATGAGTCAGACTAAATTTTCGTGGGCGTTATTTACCAAAACGCCCATTATTGGAATTGTCCGGAATCTGGCGGTGCAGGAGGTTGTCAACGTGCTGCCAGTCTACCGGGACGCCGGACTGAGCACCCTGGAGATTACGATGAACACGCCCGGCGCCGAAGAACTGATCCGGCACGCCCGGGAGCAGGAGCCAAACGGGCTGAATATTGGAGCCGGAACGGTTTGCACCAAACGGGATCTGGAACGCGCGCTGTTGGCGGGTGCGCAGTTTATTGTCACCCCCATCCTGGACGAAACCGTTATCAAAACCTGCGTGGAGGCTCAGATTCCCATCTTTCCCGGGGCTTTTACCCCTTCGGAGATCTACAAAGCCTGGTCGTGGGGGGCGCCGATGATCAAGGTGTTTCCGGCGGCTTCGCTGGGACCGTCGTACCTCAAAGAAGTCAAGGCCCCGCTGAACCAGATTAAGCTGGTGCCGACCGGCGGGGTGGGCCTAGCCAATATGGCCGACTTCCTGAAAGCCGGTGCCGACGGACTCGGTATTGGCGGGCAGTTGTTTGATAAAGACCTAATTAAAAACCAGCGTTGGGGCGATTTGAAAAATCATTTTCGGTCGTTTGTGGACGGATTAAACCTTAACCCGTAA